In Chryseobacterium camelliae, one DNA window encodes the following:
- a CDS encoding C40 family peptidase encodes MEFRWSKKKLTIQHMSVLMIASVLAVSCGSSKNMPVKRKKYTVTVSKSEELRTLNSDFSGKIPQSVAELLRDAEKYLGAPYKFGGDTSSGFDCSGLALKVFEENDYKLPRRSADQSETGKKIDIRDVKPGDLLFFATAGGNRVSHVGIVHDIGKDGEVKFIHSSTSKGVIISSLNEKYWNKAYLHAQRVL; translated from the coding sequence ATGGAATTCAGATGGAGTAAAAAAAAACTGACCATACAGCATATGAGCGTTCTCATGATCGCCTCTGTACTGGCTGTTTCATGCGGGAGTTCTAAAAATATGCCCGTAAAAAGAAAAAAATACACCGTAACCGTATCGAAATCGGAAGAGTTGAGAACTCTGAATTCTGATTTCAGCGGTAAAATTCCCCAATCTGTTGCCGAATTGCTGAGAGATGCAGAAAAGTATCTCGGTGCTCCTTACAAGTTCGGAGGCGATACTTCGTCCGGATTCGACTGTTCCGGACTTGCCCTTAAAGTCTTTGAAGAAAATGACTATAAGCTTCCCAGAAGATCTGCAGACCAATCCGAAACCGGAAAAAAAATCGACATCCGTGATGTAAAGCCCGGTGATTTGCTGTTCTTTGCCACTGCGGGAGGGAACCGGGTTTCCCATGTGGGGATAGTTCACGATATTGGCAAGGACGGAGAAGTAAAGTTCATCCATTCTTCCACCAGCAAAGGGGTCATTATTTCTTCCCTGAACGAAAAATACTGGAATAAGGCTTATCTGCATGCTCAAAGGGTTTTGTAG
- a CDS encoding 2,3,4,5-tetrahydropyridine-2,6-dicarboxylate N-succinyltransferase, translated as MSLQQTIENIWDNRDLLQNEDSQKAIREVIALVDKGELRTAEPTENGWQVNEWVKKAVVMYFPIQKMETIEVGPFEFHDKMPLKRNYAEKGVRVVPHAIAREGAYIAPGVIMMPSYVNIGAYVDSGTMVDTWATVGSCAQIGKNVHLSGGVGIGGVLEPLQAAPVIIEDDCFIGSRCIVVEGVHVEKEAVLGANVVLTASTKIIDVTGDEPIEIKGRVPARSVVIPGSYTKQYPAGEYQVPCALIIGKRKESTDKKTSLNDALRENNVAV; from the coding sequence ATGTCGTTACAACAAACTATTGAAAATATCTGGGACAACAGGGACTTATTACAAAATGAAGACAGTCAGAAAGCTATCAGGGAAGTTATTGCTCTGGTAGACAAAGGAGAGCTTCGTACGGCCGAGCCTACGGAAAACGGATGGCAGGTCAATGAATGGGTTAAGAAAGCAGTCGTAATGTATTTCCCGATCCAGAAAATGGAAACGATAGAGGTAGGCCCTTTTGAATTCCATGACAAAATGCCTTTGAAGAGAAACTATGCTGAAAAAGGGGTGAGGGTTGTACCGCATGCAATAGCCAGGGAAGGTGCATACATTGCTCCCGGGGTAATTATGATGCCTTCTTACGTGAATATCGGTGCTTATGTAGATTCCGGAACCATGGTAGATACCTGGGCAACCGTAGGAAGCTGTGCACAGATCGGTAAAAACGTTCACCTGAGCGGCGGCGTTGGAATCGGTGGTGTTCTCGAACCTTTACAGGCAGCTCCGGTAATTATTGAAGATGATTGTTTCATTGGTTCAAGATGTATCGTTGTAGAAGGCGTTCATGTAGAAAAAGAAGCTGTTTTGGGGGCGAATGTAGTGCTTACTGCATCAACGAAAATTATTGACGTTACCGGTGATGAACCGATTGAAATCAAGGGAAGGGTTCCGGCCCGTTCCGTAGTGATCCCTGGAAGCTATACCAAACAGTATCCTGCCGGAGAATATCAGGTGCCATGTGCACTGATCATCGGAAAAAGAAAAGAGTCTACAGATAAGAAGACTTCCCTGAATGACGCTTTGAGAGAGAATAATGTAGCGGTTTAA